A single window of Inquilinus sp. Marseille-Q2685 DNA harbors:
- a CDS encoding glycosyltransferase family 4 protein gives MSLPRRLLMTADAVGGVWPYALDLAAALARRHGVQTTLAVLGPLPDEDQRWSAGLVPGLQLVETALPLDWLAGRPQEVEAAGRRIAALAVETGAGIVQLNSPALAAGTMFPVPTVAVHHSCVATWWAGVRTGPLPDDFAWRAALVRRGLHAADAVVAPSRAFARATRAAYGLPALPAAVWNGRADPPEAEAAAEPAEFVFSAGRLWDEGKNVQALDGAAARLGVRLLLAGPLAGPNGARVAPRHALCLGTLGGEAMRDCLARRPVFASTALFEPFGLAVLEAAQAGCALVLSDIPTFRELWADAAVFVPPRDEAAVAAALGRVLADRGLRQRLGDAARRRAARYTIAAMADRMAGLYRGLAATAARRPAKEAAE, from the coding sequence GTGAGCCTTCCCCGCCGGCTGCTGATGACGGCGGACGCGGTCGGCGGGGTCTGGCCCTACGCGCTGGATCTCGCCGCGGCCTTGGCCCGCCGCCACGGCGTCCAGACCACGCTGGCCGTGCTCGGCCCGCTGCCGGACGAGGACCAGCGCTGGTCCGCCGGTCTGGTGCCGGGGCTTCAGCTCGTGGAGACGGCGCTGCCGCTCGACTGGCTGGCCGGGCGGCCGCAGGAGGTCGAGGCCGCCGGCCGCCGCATCGCCGCGCTGGCGGTCGAGACCGGCGCCGGGATCGTGCAGTTGAACAGCCCGGCCCTGGCCGCCGGGACGATGTTCCCGGTACCGACCGTCGCCGTCCATCATTCCTGCGTCGCCACCTGGTGGGCGGGCGTGCGGACGGGCCCGCTGCCCGACGATTTCGCCTGGCGGGCCGCGCTGGTCCGCCGCGGCCTGCATGCGGCCGACGCGGTGGTGGCGCCCAGCCGCGCCTTCGCCCGGGCCACGCGGGCGGCGTACGGGCTGCCGGCCCTGCCCGCCGCGGTCTGGAACGGCCGTGCGGACCCGCCCGAGGCCGAAGCCGCGGCGGAGCCGGCGGAGTTCGTGTTCAGCGCCGGCCGGCTGTGGGACGAGGGCAAGAACGTCCAGGCCTTGGACGGCGCGGCGGCCCGGCTCGGCGTCCGGCTGCTGCTGGCCGGGCCGCTGGCGGGACCGAACGGCGCCCGCGTGGCGCCGCGCCACGCGCTGTGCCTCGGCACGCTCGGCGGCGAGGCGATGCGCGACTGCCTGGCCCGGCGGCCGGTCTTCGCGTCCACCGCGCTGTTCGAACCCTTCGGCCTGGCGGTGCTGGAGGCGGCCCAGGCCGGCTGCGCCCTGGTGCTGTCCGACATCCCGACCTTCCGCGAGCTGTGGGCCGACGCCGCGGTCTTCGTGCCGCCGCGCGACGAGGCGGCGGTCGCCGCTGCCCTCGGCCGGGTGCTGGCCGACCGCGGCCTGCGGCAGCGTCTGGGGGACGCCGCGCGCCGGCGGGCGGCGCGCTACACCATCGCCGCCATGGCCGACCGGATGGCCGGCCTCTATCGCGGCCTCGCCGCCACGGCGGCGCGCCGGCCCGCGAAGGAGGCGGCGGAATGA
- a CDS encoding NAD-dependent epimerase/dehydratase family protein, whose translation MSRPSPAVTGLRPVLVTGGAGFIGCNLADRLARDGHHVLVLDALARPGVERNLDWLRRTHPGRISAVIDDLRDGDAVAAAARKAQAVFHLAGQVAVTTSLDDPWSDFEVNVAGTLRLLEALRRHNPGAPLVFASTNKVYGDLADIGLEQAGDAYRPADAALRGRGIGEDRRLDFHTPYGCSKGAADQYVLDHARSFGMPTAVLRMSCIYGPHQMGTEDQGWVAHFLIRALDGRPITIFGDGRQVRDILFVDDAVEAYVAAWRRIAAVRGQAFNLGGGPANAVSLRELIRHIETLTGRSVNIEFRDWRAGDQRYYVSDIGRVRQALALPEPLPWRDGLGRLADWLRRNPVGDIPAIPDPREQRAEAIS comes from the coding sequence ATGAGCAGGCCCTCTCCCGCCGTGACCGGCCTGCGGCCCGTCCTGGTGACCGGCGGGGCCGGCTTCATCGGCTGCAACCTGGCCGACCGGCTGGCCCGCGACGGCCACCACGTGCTGGTTCTGGACGCGCTGGCCCGGCCGGGGGTGGAGCGCAACCTCGACTGGCTGCGCCGGACCCATCCCGGCCGGATCTCCGCCGTCATCGACGACCTGCGCGACGGCGATGCCGTGGCCGCCGCGGCGCGGAAGGCGCAGGCGGTGTTCCACCTGGCCGGCCAGGTCGCAGTGACCACCAGCCTGGACGACCCGTGGTCCGATTTCGAGGTCAATGTCGCCGGCACGCTGCGCCTGCTGGAGGCGCTGCGCCGGCACAATCCTGGCGCGCCGCTGGTCTTCGCCAGCACCAACAAGGTCTATGGCGACCTGGCCGATATCGGGCTGGAACAGGCGGGCGACGCCTACCGGCCGGCCGATGCGGCCCTGCGCGGCCGCGGCATCGGCGAGGACCGCCGGCTGGACTTCCACACGCCCTATGGCTGCTCCAAGGGCGCCGCCGACCAGTATGTGCTGGACCACGCCCGCAGCTTCGGCATGCCGACGGCGGTGCTGCGCATGAGCTGCATCTACGGCCCGCACCAGATGGGCACCGAGGACCAGGGCTGGGTCGCGCATTTCCTGATCCGCGCCCTGGACGGCCGGCCGATCACCATCTTCGGCGACGGCCGGCAGGTGCGCGACATCCTGTTCGTCGACGACGCGGTCGAGGCCTATGTCGCGGCCTGGCGGCGCATCGCGGCGGTGCGCGGCCAGGCCTTCAACCTGGGCGGCGGCCCGGCCAACGCCGTCAGCCTGCGGGAGCTGATCCGCCACATCGAAACGCTGACCGGGCGTTCGGTGAATATCGAGTTCCGCGACTGGCGGGCCGGCGACCAGCGCTACTACGTCTCGGATATCGGCCGCGTCCGGCAAGCCCTGGCCCTGCCGGAGCCTCTGCCCTGGCGCGACGGGCTGGGCCGGCTGGCCGACTGGCTGCGCCGCAATCCCGTCGGCGACATCCCCGCCATCCCCGATCCCCGCGAACAGCGAGCGGAGGCCATCTCGTGA
- a CDS encoding glycosyltransferase: MKLVYFTHSLRSCWNHGNAHFLRGVLRELVQAGHEVAVYEPAGAWSLANLLRDHGEDALAAWQRAYPELSSTAYEPDLDLERALDGADAVIVHEWNDPALVAAIGRLRRRGARFTALFHDTHHRAVSDPEAIHRFDLDGYDGVLAFGAALAEVYRRWGWGRRAFVWHEAADTRLFRPPDKDGPRAGLIWVGNWGDEERSAELDTFLFQPARAAGLPLDIHGVRYPPEALARLAAEGARYHGWLANADVPAAFARYLATVHVPRRFYVERLPGIPTIRVFEALACGIPLACAPWHDTEGLFRPDEDYLVAEDGAEMARHLAALRDDPELRRSLAASGLETIRARHSCAHRMRELLAILARLRTATPMESVA; the protein is encoded by the coding sequence ATGAAGCTGGTCTACTTCACCCATTCCCTGCGCTCCTGCTGGAACCACGGCAACGCCCATTTCCTGCGCGGCGTGCTGCGCGAGCTGGTCCAGGCCGGGCACGAGGTGGCGGTCTACGAGCCGGCCGGGGCCTGGAGCCTGGCGAACCTGCTGCGCGACCACGGCGAGGACGCGCTGGCCGCCTGGCAGCGAGCCTATCCGGAGCTGTCCTCGACCGCCTATGAGCCGGATCTCGACCTGGAGCGGGCGCTGGACGGCGCCGATGCCGTGATCGTGCATGAATGGAACGACCCCGCGCTGGTGGCGGCGATCGGCCGTCTGCGCCGGCGGGGCGCCCGCTTCACCGCCCTGTTCCACGACACCCATCACCGCGCCGTCAGCGATCCCGAGGCGATCCATCGCTTCGACCTCGACGGCTATGACGGCGTTCTGGCCTTCGGCGCTGCCCTGGCCGAGGTCTACCGGCGCTGGGGCTGGGGCCGCCGCGCCTTCGTCTGGCACGAGGCCGCCGATACCCGCCTGTTCCGGCCGCCGGACAAGGACGGTCCGCGCGCCGGCCTGATCTGGGTCGGCAACTGGGGCGACGAGGAGCGCAGCGCCGAGCTCGACACCTTCCTGTTCCAGCCGGCGCGGGCCGCCGGGCTGCCGCTCGACATCCACGGCGTGCGCTATCCGCCGGAGGCGCTGGCCCGCCTGGCCGCCGAGGGCGCGCGCTACCATGGCTGGCTCGCCAATGCGGATGTGCCGGCGGCCTTTGCCCGATACCTGGCCACGGTGCACGTGCCCCGCCGCTTCTATGTCGAGCGGCTGCCAGGCATCCCGACGATCCGGGTGTTCGAGGCCCTGGCCTGCGGCATCCCGCTGGCCTGCGCCCCCTGGCACGACACCGAAGGCCTGTTCCGGCCCGACGAGGATTATCTGGTCGCGGAGGACGGCGCGGAGATGGCCCGCCACCTGGCCGCCCTGCGCGACGATCCCGAGCTGCGCCGCAGCCTGGCCGCCAGCGGCCTGGAGACGATCCGCGCCCGGCACAGCTGCGCTCACCGGATGCGCGAGCTGCTGGCGATCCTGGCCCGGCTGCGCACCGCCACCCCGATGGAGTCCGTCGCATGA
- a CDS encoding TIGR04295 family B12-binding domain-containing radical SAM protein, giving the protein MKIALINPPWRYDHSIYFGCREPHLPLELGYSKALLEAAGHRVLMLDGHLCGTEMQELADETAAFGPDMTVVTTAPTYLFWRCAPPELRVPREFIVALDGRGGRTVAVGPHASVTPETTLRKLGADIVVRGECEEVVAALADGPDLRQVPSIAFREGGEVVVNGGLNASRFTDQPALRWPDDWVRRHDHHHHRFGTEAHGPGAEVEASRGCPYHCSFCAKNEFRDAYRRRELPILLDEIDGLIAQGATYLYFVDEIFLPQKPLLEALVDRPVEFGVQMRIDLWKPEMLDLLGRAGCVSIEAGVESLTREGRDLLTKNCKLSTDELADRLLYARRSVPFVQANLIKTADDDAEMIAAWRDRLQRNGVWANDPVPLYPYPSSPDYRRLWGQPDSRAWERAHEHYLRQFDHFSDIQDERPLPLRELEAACGPA; this is encoded by the coding sequence GTGAAGATCGCCCTGATCAACCCGCCCTGGCGCTACGACCACAGCATCTATTTCGGCTGCCGGGAACCGCATCTGCCGCTCGAGCTCGGCTATTCCAAGGCGCTGCTCGAAGCCGCCGGGCACCGGGTGCTGATGCTCGACGGCCATCTCTGCGGCACGGAGATGCAGGAGCTGGCCGACGAGACCGCGGCCTTCGGGCCGGACATGACGGTCGTCACCACGGCCCCGACCTACCTGTTCTGGCGCTGCGCCCCGCCGGAGCTGCGCGTCCCGCGCGAGTTCATCGTCGCGCTGGACGGCCGCGGCGGCCGCACCGTGGCGGTCGGCCCGCACGCCTCGGTCACGCCCGAGACCACGCTGCGCAAGCTCGGCGCCGACATCGTCGTGCGCGGCGAATGCGAGGAGGTGGTGGCGGCGCTGGCCGACGGGCCGGATCTGCGGCAGGTGCCGTCGATCGCCTTCCGCGAGGGCGGCGAGGTCGTCGTCAACGGCGGTCTGAACGCCAGCCGCTTCACCGACCAGCCGGCGCTGCGCTGGCCCGACGACTGGGTCCGGCGCCACGACCATCACCACCACCGCTTCGGCACCGAAGCGCACGGACCGGGCGCCGAGGTCGAGGCGTCGCGCGGCTGCCCCTATCACTGCAGCTTCTGCGCCAAGAACGAGTTCCGCGACGCCTATCGCCGGCGCGAGCTGCCGATCCTGCTGGACGAGATCGACGGGCTGATCGCGCAGGGCGCGACCTATCTCTACTTCGTCGACGAGATCTTCCTGCCGCAGAAGCCGCTGCTGGAGGCGCTGGTCGACCGCCCGGTCGAGTTCGGCGTGCAGATGCGCATCGACCTGTGGAAGCCGGAGATGCTGGACCTGCTGGGCCGGGCCGGCTGCGTGTCGATCGAGGCCGGGGTCGAGAGCCTGACCCGCGAGGGCCGCGACCTGCTGACCAAGAACTGCAAGCTGTCGACCGACGAGCTGGCCGACCGGCTGCTCTACGCCCGCCGCAGCGTGCCCTTCGTCCAGGCCAATCTGATCAAGACCGCCGACGACGATGCGGAGATGATCGCCGCCTGGCGCGACAGGCTGCAGCGGAACGGCGTCTGGGCCAACGACCCGGTGCCGCTGTACCCCTATCCCAGCTCGCCCGACTACCGGCGCCTCTGGGGCCAGCCGGACAGCCGGGCCTGGGAGCGGGCGCATGAGCACTATCTGCGCCAGTTCGACCATTTCAGCGACATCCAGGACGAACGGCCCCTGCCCCTGAGAGAATTGGAGGCAGCGTGCGGACCGGCGTGA